The Triticum aestivum cultivar Chinese Spring chromosome 7B, IWGSC CS RefSeq v2.1, whole genome shotgun sequence genome window below encodes:
- the LOC123162139 gene encoding BTB/POZ domain-containing protein At3g08570: MPEGRRDHQTPPSTADGPLSPRPRSFLNWLAQALFTRIPKRYYHPSWGEQLPHKLPLASKCGYIRKLVSGANGSRVTHLEITGMPGDAKAFDLVIKFCYGINFEITTDTIARLRCATEHLEMTKGVQAREPHRWDRGLPGGGGTGEPRGPRSAGPGPRSSSRRPTRCRSLAGASMP, encoded by the exons ATGCCCGAAGGTCGCCGCGACCACCAGACGCCTCCCTCTACAGCAGACGGCCCTCTCTCTCCCCGACCACGCAG CTTTTTGAACTGGCTGGCGCAGGCTCTGTTCACAAGAATTCCCAAGCGATATTACCATCCAAGTTGGGGAGAGCAGCTTCCGCACAAG CTCCCACTGGCATCTAAATGCGGCTACATAAGGAAGCTGGTGTCGGGGGCCAACGGGTCCAGGGTGACCCACCTCGAGATCACAGGCATGCCCGGCGACGCCAAGGCGTTTGACCTCGTCATCAAGTTCTGCTACGGCATCAACTTCGAGATCACCACCGACACCATCGCCAGGCTGCGCTGCGCCACCGAGCACCTGGAGATGACCAAGGGAGTGCAAGCCCGGGAACCTCATCGGTGGGACCGAGGCCTACCTGGAGGAGGTGGCACTGGTGAACCTCGAGGACCACGCTCTGCAGGGCCAGGACCGAGGAGCTCCTCCCGACGTCCGACAAGGTGCAGATCATTAGCAGGTGCATCGATGCCATAG